Proteins from a single region of Paenibacillus sp. BIHB 4019:
- a CDS encoding PhoH family protein, whose translation MKKIFVLDTNVLLHDPQAIFAFGDNEVIIPAVVLEEIDSKKRLADELGRNARSISRTLDKMREQGRLHEGIPLPGGGVLKVELNHRSFVRVQEMFGEMSNDNRILAVALNYHLEQLDRQEISSVVLVSKDVLVRIKADVLGLMAEDYMSDRIVAPSDVYAGYVTLFVHPSIIDEFYSYRFLTVKNLQLGSRLNPNEFVILRDEMGTSKSALLKVSQDGVKLEPLFLSNDPVWGITARNAQQRMALELLLNDEIPLVTLTGKAGTGKTLLALASGLLKVEDEHKYKKLLIARPVVPMGKDIGYLPGEKEEKLRPWMQPIYDNLEYLFDTKKSGDIEKILMGLGSIQVEALTYIRGRSIPGQFIIIDEAQNLTKHEVKTIVSRVGEGSKIVLMGDPEQIDHPYLDATSNGLTHIVEHFKNEGISGHMTLEKGERSKLAQLAADLL comes from the coding sequence ATGAAAAAAATATTCGTGCTCGATACAAATGTACTGCTTCATGATCCGCAAGCGATCTTCGCCTTTGGCGATAATGAAGTAATCATTCCCGCGGTGGTATTGGAAGAGATTGACTCCAAGAAAAGATTGGCAGACGAGCTTGGCCGCAACGCCCGCTCTATCTCGCGTACGCTCGATAAAATGCGTGAGCAAGGACGGCTTCACGAAGGTATTCCGCTGCCTGGCGGCGGCGTTCTCAAGGTAGAATTAAATCACCGCAGCTTCGTGCGGGTGCAGGAAATGTTTGGCGAGATGTCTAATGACAACCGAATATTGGCGGTTGCACTGAACTATCACTTGGAGCAATTGGATCGTCAGGAAATAAGCTCTGTCGTGCTGGTGAGCAAGGATGTACTCGTTCGCATTAAAGCCGATGTGCTCGGCCTGATGGCAGAAGATTATATGTCTGACCGCATTGTAGCCCCTTCTGACGTATACGCCGGGTATGTGACGTTGTTCGTTCATCCTTCGATTATCGACGAGTTTTATTCGTACCGGTTTTTGACGGTGAAAAATTTGCAGCTTGGCAGCAGGCTGAATCCGAATGAATTCGTTATTTTGCGAGATGAAATGGGCACCTCCAAGTCCGCGCTGCTCAAAGTGTCGCAGGATGGGGTTAAGCTGGAGCCGCTGTTCCTCAGCAATGATCCGGTATGGGGCATTACGGCCCGCAACGCGCAGCAGCGCATGGCGCTGGAATTGCTGCTTAACGATGAAATTCCGCTTGTCACCTTAACGGGTAAAGCTGGCACAGGCAAAACATTGCTTGCTCTGGCTTCGGGCCTGCTCAAGGTAGAAGATGAGCATAAATACAAAAAACTGTTAATTGCCCGTCCGGTCGTTCCAATGGGCAAAGATATCGGGTATTTGCCAGGGGAGAAGGAGGAGAAGCTGCGGCCTTGGATGCAGCCGATCTACGACAATCTGGAATATTTATTCGATACGAAAAAATCCGGAGATATTGAGAAAATATTGATGGGTCTTGGCAGCATTCAAGTAGAAGCGCTGACCTACATTCGTGGGCGCTCTATTCCGGGCCAATTTATCATTATTGATGAGGCTCAGAACTTGACCAAGCATGAGGTGAAGACAATTGTATCGCGTGTAGGCGAAGGCAGTAAAATCGTCCTTATGGGCGACCCAGAGCAAATTGACCATCCGTATTTGGATGCGACCAGCAATGGCTTAACGCATATTGTGGAGCATTTCAAAAACGAAGGCATTAGCGGCCATATGACGCTGGAGAAGGGCGAACGCTCCAAGCTGGCCCAACTGGCAGCGGATTTGCTTTAA
- a CDS encoding cysteine desulfurase family protein — MLYFDHCASSPPYEEVIDTLAEVMKAHYANPSSIHHAGADADKLISRSRSLLGELFAVKAEEWLFTSGGTESNNLAIKGAAKQYQSRGKHLITTQMEHASVYDTFKQLEQEGYEVTYLPVDEKGQVVLEALRLALRDDTILVSIMHVNNEVGSVQPLADIGKLLQGYPRTLLHVDAVQSIGKLPIDVQGWGIDLLSGSAHKLRGPKGIGYLYVREGVTLTPLLTGGSQEHGMRAGTQNVPGIVASAKALRMAMQSAPERRERMYRLRQQLTDFIEAAPELVLNGGAPESMAPHIVHFSYPGMKPEVVVHMLEQHGIIASTKSACSSRDNKPSRVLLAMGLGQERAASGVRISLGDEHTEQHILQLCEMLRLTISKLKPLERSAR; from the coding sequence ATGTTATATTTCGATCATTGCGCATCTTCGCCGCCTTACGAGGAGGTTATTGATACGCTGGCTGAGGTGATGAAGGCGCATTATGCGAATCCATCATCGATTCACCATGCCGGCGCAGATGCAGATAAGCTCATTTCCCGCTCGCGTTCGCTGCTTGGCGAGCTGTTCGCTGTGAAGGCTGAGGAGTGGCTGTTCACCTCTGGCGGCACGGAGAGCAACAATCTCGCGATTAAAGGAGCGGCAAAGCAGTACCAAAGCCGGGGAAAGCATCTGATTACGACCCAAATGGAGCATGCCTCCGTCTACGATACGTTTAAGCAGCTCGAGCAGGAAGGCTACGAGGTTACTTATTTGCCCGTTGACGAGAAGGGGCAGGTAGTGCTGGAAGCGCTGCGATTGGCTTTGCGGGACGACACCATTCTCGTCAGCATTATGCATGTGAATAATGAAGTTGGCAGCGTGCAGCCGCTCGCAGATATTGGCAAGCTGCTTCAAGGGTACCCGCGCACGCTGCTGCATGTGGACGCCGTGCAAAGCATCGGCAAGCTGCCGATTGATGTGCAAGGCTGGGGCATTGATCTGCTTAGCGGCTCTGCGCATAAGCTGCGCGGGCCTAAAGGGATCGGCTATTTGTACGTCCGAGAGGGCGTAACCTTGACGCCGCTGCTTACCGGCGGCTCGCAGGAGCATGGCATGCGGGCAGGAACGCAAAATGTGCCCGGCATCGTGGCATCGGCCAAGGCGCTGCGCATGGCGATGCAGTCGGCACCGGAGCGGCGCGAGCGGATGTATCGCCTGCGCCAGCAATTGACGGATTTCATTGAGGCTGCGCCGGAGCTGGTATTGAATGGCGGGGCGCCGGAAAGCATGGCGCCGCATATTGTCCATTTTTCCTATCCAGGCATGAAGCCGGAGGTTGTCGTTCATATGCTGGAGCAGCATGGCATTATCGCTTCTACGAAGTCGGCTTGCTCCTCGCGCGACAATAAGCCAAGCCGGGTGCTGCTTGCAATGGGACTGGGGCAGGAACGGGCAGCCAGCGGCGTGAGAATTAGTCTGGGCGACGAGCATACGGAGCAGCATATTTTGCAGCTGTGCGAAATGCTGCGCCTTACAATAAGCAAGCTTAAGCCGCTTGAAAGGAGCGCAAGGTAA
- a CDS encoding TerC family protein: MDSFFIFIQIILINLLLSGDNAIVIAMASKHLPEHQRKRAIWWGTTAAVVLRCVLTLAAISLLQTPFLQAIGAVLLFYIAVKLLADAGESGGGGAASHKVKRATSLPAAIWTIVTADFVMSLDNVLAIAAVAKGQTLLLLLGIALSIPMIIWGSQILTKLLQKFPSLIYIGAGLLGFAAGGMLVHDPGMHRLLFSSSATAIEAIPLLSIPFVIIIGILMRRSALA, translated from the coding sequence ATGGACAGCTTTTTCATATTTATACAAATCATTCTGATTAATCTTCTGCTAAGCGGCGATAATGCTATTGTAATCGCAATGGCGAGCAAGCATCTGCCGGAGCATCAGCGCAAACGGGCGATCTGGTGGGGGACAACGGCTGCTGTTGTCCTGCGCTGCGTGCTGACGCTGGCGGCAATTTCCTTGCTTCAGACGCCGTTCTTGCAGGCGATTGGCGCCGTGCTGCTGTTTTATATTGCTGTCAAATTGCTGGCCGATGCGGGCGAGTCCGGCGGAGGAGGCGCGGCCTCTCATAAGGTGAAGCGGGCAACATCGCTGCCTGCTGCGATATGGACGATTGTGACGGCTGATTTTGTAATGAGCCTGGATAATGTGCTGGCGATAGCCGCTGTGGCCAAAGGGCAGACGCTGCTGCTGCTGCTCGGCATTGCACTAAGCATTCCGATGATTATTTGGGGCAGCCAAATCCTGACGAAGCTGTTGCAAAAATTCCCTTCACTTATATATATTGGAGCGGGCTTGCTCGGCTTTGCGGCGGGCGGCATGCTTGTCCATGACCCGGGCATGCATCGTCTGCTGTTCAGCAGTTCAGCAACCGCAATTGAAGCGATTCCGCTGCTCAGCATCCCGTTCGTCATTATTATCGGCATCCTGATGCGCCGATCGGCGCTGGCCTAA
- the typA gene encoding translational GTPase TypA: protein MQARENIRNIAIIAHVDHGKTTLVDKLLQQSGTFRENEAVQERAMDSNDLERERGITILAKNTAITYKDYLINIVDTPGHADFGGEVERIMKMVDGVLLVVDAFEGCMPQTKFVLRKALESNLKPIVVLNKIDRPNARPSEVVDEVLDLFIELGASDEQLEFNVVYASALMGTSSLDPDKQDENMEAMYETIINHIPSPTENVEEPLQYLVTLLDYNEYLGRIAVGRVNRGIVRQGQTVAVMTRDGGKKQARIEKLFGFQGLKRIEIEEAGAGDIVAIAGIKDINIGETIADPANPEALPVLKIDEPTLQMTFLVNNSPFAGREGKWVTSRKLRERLFKELETDVALRVDETDSPDAFIVSGRGELHLTILIENMRREGFELQVSKPEVIVKEIDGVKQEPYEGLIIDVPEESMGAVMESLGSRKAEMVNMVNNGTGQVRLEFIIPARGLIGYRTSFLTLTRGYGIMNHAFDSYGPLAGAGVGGRHQGVLVATENGVTTFYGMMGVEDRGIQFLEPGTEIYEGMIVGEHTRDNDIVVNICKEKQLTNIRSAGKDDTVKLKTPRLFSLESALEYLNDDEYCEITPKTIRLRKKILNKSERERAEKQRKTSQAGV, encoded by the coding sequence ATGCAAGCAAGAGAGAACATTCGGAACATCGCGATTATCGCGCACGTTGACCACGGCAAAACAACATTGGTTGACAAACTGCTTCAGCAATCAGGAACTTTCCGTGAGAACGAAGCGGTTCAGGAGCGTGCGATGGATTCCAACGATCTAGAGCGTGAGCGCGGCATTACCATTTTGGCGAAAAACACTGCGATTACGTACAAGGATTATTTGATCAACATCGTTGATACACCAGGACATGCTGACTTTGGCGGCGAGGTTGAACGTATTATGAAAATGGTTGACGGCGTATTGCTCGTCGTTGATGCTTTCGAAGGCTGCATGCCGCAAACGAAATTCGTATTGCGCAAAGCATTGGAATCGAACCTGAAGCCAATCGTAGTATTGAACAAAATTGACCGTCCTAATGCTCGTCCATCAGAAGTTGTGGATGAGGTGCTTGACCTGTTCATCGAGCTGGGTGCAAGTGATGAGCAACTGGAGTTTAATGTCGTTTATGCTTCCGCATTGATGGGTACTTCCAGCCTTGACCCTGACAAACAAGATGAGAACATGGAAGCGATGTATGAAACGATCATCAACCATATTCCTTCGCCAACAGAAAATGTAGAGGAGCCGCTGCAATATTTGGTGACGCTGCTTGACTATAATGAATACTTGGGTCGTATTGCGGTTGGCCGTGTAAACCGTGGTATCGTTCGCCAAGGACAAACCGTTGCCGTTATGACGCGTGATGGCGGCAAGAAGCAGGCTAGAATCGAGAAGCTGTTCGGCTTCCAAGGTCTGAAACGGATTGAAATCGAAGAAGCAGGCGCTGGCGACATTGTAGCGATTGCAGGTATTAAAGATATTAACATCGGCGAGACGATTGCTGATCCAGCAAATCCGGAAGCATTGCCGGTTCTGAAAATTGACGAGCCGACGCTGCAAATGACGTTCCTTGTCAACAACAGTCCTTTTGCTGGCCGCGAAGGCAAATGGGTTACTTCCCGTAAACTCCGTGAGCGTCTGTTCAAAGAGCTTGAGACGGATGTTGCTTTGCGCGTAGATGAAACCGATAGCCCGGATGCTTTTATCGTATCGGGACGCGGTGAGCTTCACTTGACGATTCTGATTGAGAACATGCGTCGTGAAGGCTTTGAGCTGCAAGTATCGAAACCGGAAGTAATCGTTAAGGAAATTGACGGCGTGAAGCAAGAGCCTTACGAGGGTCTGATCATTGACGTGCCGGAAGAAAGCATGGGCGCGGTTATGGAGAGCCTTGGCTCCCGTAAAGCTGAAATGGTCAACATGGTGAACAACGGCACAGGCCAAGTTCGCTTGGAGTTCATTATCCCAGCTCGCGGCTTGATCGGCTACCGTACTTCTTTCCTTACGCTTACACGCGGCTACGGCATTATGAACCATGCGTTTGACAGCTATGGTCCGCTTGCTGGTGCTGGCGTTGGTGGACGTCACCAAGGCGTGCTGGTCGCTACTGAGAACGGCGTAACGACTTTCTACGGCATGATGGGCGTGGAGGATCGTGGTATTCAGTTCCTGGAGCCAGGTACAGAAATTTACGAAGGCATGATCGTTGGCGAGCATACGCGTGACAACGACATCGTCGTTAACATTTGTAAAGAAAAGCAATTGACGAATATTCGTTCCGCTGGTAAAGATGATACGGTTAAGCTTAAAACACCTCGTCTGTTCTCCCTGGAGAGCGCGCTTGAGTATTTGAACGATGACGAATATTGCGAAATTACGCCGAAGACGATTCGCCTTCGCAAAAAGATCTTGAACAAAAGCGAGCGCGAGCGTGCAGAAAAACAACGCAAAACATCACAAGCTGGCGTTTAA
- a CDS encoding DUF2626 domain-containing protein, whose protein sequence is MARMYRVLGFWTLVIGLMAFAGHMTEFALLFFAQAVAFVFLGYLNFTEKTYIVMFWGYMIIAFGGFTYWTVFQMGNPF, encoded by the coding sequence ATGGCACGTATGTATCGGGTTTTGGGTTTCTGGACCCTTGTCATTGGCCTTATGGCGTTTGCTGGACATATGACAGAATTTGCATTATTGTTTTTCGCCCAAGCAGTAGCTTTCGTATTTTTAGGCTATTTGAACTTTACAGAAAAAACGTACATCGTTATGTTCTGGGGCTACATGATTATCGCATTTGGAGGCTTTACATATTGGACCGTGTTCCAAATGGGCAATCCTTTTTAA
- the thiI gene encoding tRNA uracil 4-sulfurtransferase ThiI: protein MMYDKIIIRYGDLAMKGRNRGMFEKRMLQQLQLRLKDFSALTYSKMFGRLYINLNGENYSLIAEKVKDVFGISTFSPVVSVQPELEEIRAAALALMKAIPQEPATFKVSAKRAWKKFPHTSQEMNHLVGAHVLRAMDNLKVDVRRPEVELKVDIQEEAAYIFNEVVDGPGGFPFGTNGKAMLLLSGGIDSPVAGWMAMRKGLELEAVHFHSYPFTSEKAKEKVIELARRLSYYSGAPLRLHLVPFTEVQTTLAQSGQDPLIITLMRRAMLRITESLAEKNGAHGIVTGESLGQVASQTLVSMDVIGRATVLPLLKPLVMMDKQEIINEAERLGTFATSILPYEDCCTLFLPKSPSIKPNLRFVEKVEGYLNQQKNLEQLLDEAVQQTEVLLLTPEDPEPEASAGEDRWF, encoded by the coding sequence GTGATGTATGATAAAATTATTATTCGCTACGGTGATCTGGCAATGAAGGGACGCAATCGCGGAATGTTTGAGAAGCGGATGCTCCAGCAGCTTCAGTTGCGATTGAAGGATTTTTCCGCGCTGACGTATTCAAAAATGTTCGGTCGGCTTTATATTAATTTGAATGGGGAAAATTACTCGCTTATCGCTGAGAAGGTCAAGGACGTTTTCGGTATTTCTACCTTTAGTCCCGTCGTAAGCGTTCAACCGGAGCTGGAGGAAATTCGGGCGGCAGCGCTTGCGCTAATGAAGGCGATCCCGCAGGAGCCCGCTACCTTTAAAGTGAGCGCAAAGCGCGCATGGAAGAAGTTCCCGCATACGTCGCAGGAGATGAATCATTTGGTTGGGGCCCACGTCCTGCGTGCGATGGACAACTTAAAGGTTGATGTGCGAAGGCCCGAGGTGGAGCTGAAGGTCGATATTCAGGAGGAAGCGGCTTATATTTTCAACGAGGTTGTTGACGGCCCCGGCGGCTTCCCGTTCGGCACGAATGGCAAGGCGATGCTGCTGTTGTCTGGCGGCATTGACAGTCCAGTAGCGGGATGGATGGCGATGCGCAAAGGGCTGGAGCTGGAAGCGGTCCATTTCCACAGCTACCCGTTTACGAGCGAGAAGGCGAAGGAGAAAGTGATCGAGCTTGCGAGAAGGTTATCCTATTACAGCGGCGCTCCGCTGAGGCTGCATCTGGTGCCTTTTACGGAAGTTCAGACGACGCTTGCCCAGTCGGGACAGGACCCGCTTATTATTACGCTGATGCGCCGGGCGATGCTTCGCATTACGGAGAGCCTTGCCGAGAAGAACGGAGCTCATGGAATCGTGACGGGCGAAAGCCTGGGCCAGGTAGCGAGCCAAACGCTCGTCAGCATGGATGTCATTGGACGTGCGACTGTGCTGCCGCTGCTGAAGCCGCTTGTTATGATGGATAAACAGGAAATTATTAATGAAGCGGAGCGTTTGGGCACGTTTGCGACGTCGATTTTGCCATATGAGGATTGCTGTACGCTGTTTTTGCCGAAATCCCCAAGCATTAAACCGAATTTGCGGTTTGTAGAAAAGGTGGAAGGCTACCTGAATCAGCAAAAAAATCTGGAGCAGCTGTTGGATGAGGCCGTTCAGCAAACAGAGGTGCTGCTGCTGACGCCGGAAGATCCTGAGCCGGAAGCAAGTGCCGGTGAAGACCGCTGGTTCTAA
- a CDS encoding lytic transglycosylase domain-containing protein, giving the protein MSIDPRIMKQMIKTQLAPNLDFKTVANPLGTNKDKSVTSLFDMLLSQYMHEASNGSSEGTDVSAQASEALAQLASLNNAYQAEGETFAAGSTDYDAMIAQAAAQYGVDPALIRGVIRTESGFQPDVVSGAGAKGLMQLMDGTARGLGVTDSLNPQQNIDGGTRYLSFLLRKYNGNEQVALAAYNAGPGRIDRLGITTDSELMANLDKLPEETQRYIVKVQAARY; this is encoded by the coding sequence ATGAGTATCGATCCGCGCATTATGAAGCAAATGATCAAGACGCAGCTTGCTCCTAATCTTGACTTTAAGACAGTAGCGAACCCGCTAGGCACGAATAAGGACAAAAGTGTAACTTCGTTGTTCGACATGCTGCTGTCCCAATATATGCATGAAGCTTCGAACGGCTCAAGTGAAGGCACGGATGTATCCGCTCAAGCGTCCGAGGCGCTGGCGCAGCTTGCCAGCTTGAATAACGCTTATCAGGCTGAGGGCGAGACGTTTGCAGCTGGCTCCACCGACTATGATGCGATGATTGCCCAGGCTGCAGCCCAATATGGCGTAGATCCCGCCTTGATCCGCGGCGTCATTCGCACAGAGTCCGGCTTCCAGCCAGATGTCGTTTCCGGCGCAGGAGCCAAAGGGCTCATGCAGCTGATGGACGGCACGGCACGCGGCCTTGGCGTGACAGATTCGTTAAATCCGCAGCAAAATATCGATGGCGGAACCCGTTATTTATCCTTTCTGCTTCGCAAGTACAATGGCAATGAGCAAGTAGCTCTAGCCGCGTACAATGCCGGTCCGGGCCGTATCGACCGCCTCGGTATTACGACAGACAGCGAGCTGATGGCGAATTTGGACAAGCTTCCTGAGGAAACGCAGCGCTATATTGTGAAAGTACAAGCAGCGCGTTATTAA
- a CDS encoding extracellular solute-binding protein, producing MTAVLALFIIIFLLLNFSDRTLNRAENLNRDTNAEPAGGEEQADQSQILNVTVSMDEDEFSKLKEATNSYQMKHANTKVKLTNMVDEGDGYAQWKKALELGAAPDVMLMDSEWVREFAVRGLLNPVDVPSTSDTMAERPARLLDPLRWNSYLWGIPVDADPYVTVWNKALLAEAGLSKPPADWDAFGNLLHKLESGGQEWQALYVEPHNVASLLVWLDEWTAEGEEAGAAYLHFDSKAVQEQLKRLESIAGRITSSALADYSLSTGTQMVEQHIAAASLPWSVYSKLSAKEQSKLLLDKGAIHDVWLGSRSYVVAGSSKVKEEAFTWIKEMVEISGQQQSYATTGKLPAKNSLYTGSDNIQESGTAGAGSPPQWWLKVLNGEPSAQPTDPDWHERWMHAQQLWQQYIEGEIPMKAFVQAIGTSL from the coding sequence ATGACAGCGGTTTTGGCTTTATTCATTATTATTTTTCTTCTATTAAACTTTAGCGACAGGACCCTTAACCGGGCTGAAAATTTAAATAGAGATACGAATGCCGAGCCAGCGGGCGGAGAAGAGCAGGCAGATCAATCGCAGATACTAAATGTAACCGTTTCCATGGATGAGGATGAATTTTCAAAGCTTAAGGAAGCGACAAATAGCTATCAAATGAAGCATGCGAATACAAAGGTCAAGCTGACAAATATGGTGGATGAAGGCGACGGCTATGCCCAGTGGAAAAAAGCACTGGAGCTTGGAGCAGCGCCGGATGTTATGCTCATGGACAGCGAATGGGTGCGCGAGTTTGCGGTGCGCGGCTTGCTCAATCCCGTCGATGTGCCCAGCACCTCTGATACAATGGCTGAGCGTCCTGCAAGGCTGCTTGACCCGCTGAGGTGGAACAGCTATTTGTGGGGCATCCCTGTTGATGCAGACCCTTATGTGACGGTGTGGAACAAGGCTTTGCTCGCTGAAGCGGGCTTGTCGAAGCCCCCAGCGGATTGGGATGCTTTTGGCAATCTGCTTCATAAGCTGGAAAGTGGAGGCCAAGAGTGGCAGGCGCTTTATGTAGAGCCTCATAATGTCGCCTCCTTGCTTGTGTGGCTGGATGAATGGACAGCAGAGGGAGAAGAAGCTGGAGCGGCATATTTGCATTTTGACAGCAAGGCTGTGCAGGAACAGCTAAAACGTCTGGAGTCGATAGCTGGACGAATTACCTCATCAGCTCTGGCAGACTATAGCTTGTCTACAGGCACACAAATGGTGGAGCAGCATATTGCCGCTGCCAGCCTTCCTTGGTCCGTTTACAGCAAGCTATCTGCGAAGGAGCAAAGCAAGCTGCTGCTGGATAAAGGCGCGATTCATGACGTATGGCTTGGAAGCAGGAGCTATGTCGTGGCCGGATCGAGCAAAGTGAAGGAAGAAGCTTTTACGTGGATTAAAGAAATGGTGGAAATTTCCGGGCAGCAGCAAAGCTATGCGACAACGGGGAAGCTGCCGGCCAAAAATTCCTTGTATACAGGGTCCGATAATATTCAGGAGAGCGGTACAGCGGGTGCCGGAAGTCCGCCGCAGTGGTGGCTTAAGGTGCTGAACGGCGAGCCTTCCGCTCAGCCGACTGATCCCGATTGGCATGAGCGCTGGATGCATGCGCAGCAGCTATGGCAGCAATATATAGAAGGCGAAATCCCAATGAAAGCATTCGTACAAGCTATAGGGACATCCCTATAG
- a CDS encoding YhcN/YlaJ family sporulation lipoprotein gives MYKRLLVLIAIAVIAAGCSTVKRNEMASPSPQKNHANGAVRAQQLAEKSVKPLKSNKEVADHLEKLAKGVRGVSNAHCVVLGKTAVVGIDVDSKLDRARVGTIKYSVAEAFHKDPYGMDAVVTADMDVSQRLKEMGADIRRGKPIKGFAEEMADIIGRIVPQIPRNVTPHQPELPQTQSHTQSRMQEQEHQLHEKQIQKHATHVDKH, from the coding sequence GTGTATAAACGGTTATTGGTTTTGATCGCAATCGCTGTTATTGCGGCTGGTTGCAGCACCGTCAAGCGAAACGAAATGGCATCACCCTCTCCACAGAAAAATCATGCGAATGGCGCTGTAAGGGCGCAGCAGCTTGCGGAAAAATCCGTTAAACCATTGAAATCGAATAAGGAAGTTGCTGATCATCTTGAAAAGCTTGCAAAAGGCGTCCGCGGCGTAAGCAACGCGCATTGCGTCGTCCTCGGTAAAACAGCCGTTGTCGGCATTGATGTCGACAGCAAGCTGGATCGCGCTCGAGTCGGTACGATTAAATATTCCGTGGCCGAAGCTTTCCATAAAGATCCTTACGGAATGGACGCTGTCGTGACAGCCGATATGGACGTCTCACAGCGCCTGAAGGAAATGGGAGCCGATATTCGGCGCGGAAAGCCGATCAAGGGCTTCGCTGAAGAAATGGCTGATATTATCGGCCGTATCGTGCCGCAAATCCCACGCAATGTGACGCCTCATCAGCCGGAGCTGCCACAGACGCAATCGCACACCCAGTCTCGCATGCAGGAGCAGGAGCATCAGCTCCATGAGAAGCAAATCCAAAAACACGCAACGCATGTGGACAAGCATTAA
- a CDS encoding YlaH-like family protein: MQQWFSDHWVVSYLLILGFTIYIFNTVFRANNAKLPILKEVLVYILIVFGSFVLWILQVDSLPIIQCMGIAVLMMLMLRGRQLYDKLQSKRAGKHAVKESDSGSNGI, translated from the coding sequence ATGCAGCAATGGTTTAGTGATCATTGGGTCGTTTCTTATTTGCTCATTTTAGGATTCACGATCTATATTTTCAATACCGTGTTTCGGGCGAATAATGCGAAGCTGCCAATTCTAAAGGAAGTACTGGTTTACATTTTGATCGTATTCGGTTCTTTCGTACTTTGGATTTTACAGGTGGATTCGCTGCCGATTATTCAATGTATGGGAATTGCTGTATTAATGATGCTTATGCTTCGCGGTCGCCAGCTGTATGACAAGCTGCAAAGTAAACGGGCAGGCAAGCACGCTGTAAAGGAATCAGACTCCGGAAGTAACGGCATATGA
- a CDS encoding LCP family protein: protein MSEGSKGLPPRTAASRPGGAKKTAPKPKKKKKKGSVWIKIMFAVLSVLILIMLYVGYLAYVATNAVDTIGTANNIVVPEEESVKKKPTGMVLLGIDSREKGGGLNTDVMLVAIFNPNTKSASVISIPRDSVLQVDGYRERKANANYSTFFNNARSEKNMDKETAEKEAKKEIREMLSKYFGVDLKYTGIINFKGFTDVVDALDGVEVNVEMDMRYRDTADGTNINLSKGQQVLDGKNALDYVRYRKSNQGTAESSDFDRNRREMEVIGAIFDKMKSFEGVTKYDKVIGAVGSNLTLDMPPSEIKNMLSTYLGMGSSDITFQALNGTWKSPYVYVDSTSLEEARAVLQAKMAE, encoded by the coding sequence ATGAGCGAAGGCTCTAAAGGATTACCCCCTAGAACGGCTGCAAGCAGGCCGGGCGGGGCCAAGAAAACAGCTCCAAAGCCTAAGAAGAAAAAGAAAAAAGGCAGCGTTTGGATTAAAATTATGTTTGCTGTGCTTTCCGTTCTTATTTTAATTATGCTATATGTCGGTTATCTCGCTTACGTGGCTACCAATGCGGTTGATACGATTGGAACGGCGAACAATATTGTCGTGCCGGAAGAAGAATCTGTTAAGAAAAAGCCTACAGGCATGGTGCTGCTTGGTATTGACTCGCGTGAAAAAGGCGGCGGTTTAAATACCGACGTGATGCTGGTCGCTATTTTTAATCCAAATACAAAATCAGCCTCCGTCATCTCGATTCCACGGGATTCGGTGCTGCAGGTAGATGGTTATCGCGAGCGGAAGGCGAATGCGAATTACAGCACTTTTTTCAACAATGCCCGTTCTGAGAAAAATATGGACAAAGAAACGGCAGAGAAGGAAGCAAAAAAGGAAATTCGCGAAATGCTGTCCAAATATTTTGGCGTTGATTTGAAGTATACCGGTATTATTAACTTTAAAGGCTTCACCGATGTTGTTGATGCGCTTGATGGCGTTGAGGTGAATGTAGAGATGGACATGCGTTACCGGGATACAGCCGATGGCACTAACATTAATTTGAGCAAGGGCCAGCAGGTGCTGGATGGGAAAAATGCCCTCGATTATGTGCGCTATCGCAAATCGAATCAGGGAACAGCCGAATCCAGCGACTTCGACCGCAATCGTCGGGAAATGGAAGTCATTGGGGCGATTTTTGATAAAATGAAATCGTTTGAGGGCGTTACGAAATACGATAAGGTCATCGGCGCAGTCGGCAGCAATTTGACGCTCGATATGCCTCCGTCTGAAATTAAAAATATGCTCAGTACATATTTGGGTATGGGCAGCTCCGATATTACGTTCCAAGCGTTAAACGGAACGTGGAAGAGCCCATATGTATATGTTGATTCCACATCGCTTGAGGAGGCGCGTGCGGTACTTCAGGCAAAAATGGCTGAATAA